The region ctccctcttttattctctttgcCCTTTTTAAATCTCACCTTCACAATGATGATTTCTCTCAGCACCTCTCCTCCATCACGGACCATTCCCACCCGACATCCTGCAGTAATCCACTGGGGACATCTCCAAACATCTATTTATCCCACAGTAATTGCCACTATTGTTTTTTAAGTTGAAGAGTGAGATACTGTGCTTTAGGACTTCGTGGTGtgattgtaaatgtaaaattggCCAAGTAATTTCTCTGCTATTGTCTTTTACCTCAGCAGGGCTGTAGATTTGAGACTTGGATTTGAGTCAGagtcagataaaaaaaaaagagaatttaaGACCCCTCTTGGACTTAACTGAACTTAACTGACCTGAATGACTTGCATCTCAACTATCAATTGACTTGGACTTGGCCTAAAAAGTACTTGAAACTTGACTTGTGCCTCTCTTgaatgacttgagacttgattTGGACTTGTCGCAAAAGATTTAACACTGGATTGGGACCTGTCTAAAATTGTGAGATTTGGCTTGGCCAtgttgtggggaaaaaaattaacttGTGAGACCTGAAATAAACACCATGAAATACCAAAGTGTCTTTTTAAGTTGTATTCTTTAGACAATCATACAGAGCATTATaatgttacatactgtacttgcACAGGTGCTCACGAAGACTCATACATTCCTTGGAGGATGACGACTCCATCCTGTCACCCTCCATCATTCAGCCTTTGTCTTACTGACACTCTTTGATGTCAGCCCAAGGACAGCTActagtgtgtgtgacagtgtttacagtttattattgGAGAGGAATTCATTCCAGTCAAGAGGAAAGGCTAAGTATACCCTGGCTCTGACATAAAATATGGTTGGTGCTTTGTCACTGTAAGTCAGTGACATAGCTTAGCGGAGACACTGTACATGAAAAACAGCTACAATACCCCTTTCATAACAGTGTAAAAGGACAATGTCAAGTCTGTTGCAATTACAAGTGGAATTCAGTATTGTACCTGACGGATTCTTTGCAATATTTTCGTCAATTTAAATCCCACCAACAGTAGAAATGTTCAGTGCTGCAGCATTAGAGTAGAGGCTACATTTAGTTACTGTGTTTTACATATTTGCTTCAAATCTATTGTGAATATGtgtaagtgaaacaaaatgagaGGCAATATGTACACATTTATTGCATTCTTTTACATAACAGCATTATCAGGCAGtaatatactgtgtattcaCAATGCTATTTTACAAATAGTCTACTTGAGAACagaataaaaactacagtgacttgaaagtcatgtgttttattacacttctgccaaaacagcagcagcttctaAATGCAGAAAGAAATCAATGAAAAGTCCAGCGCAGGAACTACTGTTGTGACGGCAAATTTACAGTACGTCACTGCACTCTTTATATTTCACTGCTGAGCTCCATCAAACATGAGCCTCCCAGGCAATTTTCGATTTTCTAAAGCTTTTTCATTtacttctgttgtttttctttttttaattttttgacttaattattatttattaatctctAACATCATGCATCAAAAACATCTTCTTCCTGCCCTTCATACCAGACATGGCCTCCACGTTCTTACGCCAGTCACCCATCTCCAAGGTCAGCTCCTGAGGtatcaaaacacacatatagacCATTTGGTTTTTgcagtttctgttttctttttcaaagaTTTTGGACACCTATATGTCTGCTTAAGTAGCTGTACATTCTCTTGTTTGATGTCCTCTTTCTTTACAGACTTGAGGTTTGACCTCAGGTCCATAGAGCCCTTGTTTTTGGATCCAAAGAGAGCTCTCATCATCTCATCTACTGACACTCTCACCTTCCTCAGAGCTGGCTTCTTGAACTTTCCTCCGAGGTCCTGCACTTTTAGAATAAATTCATTGATCTAGAGATAGTGAAAAGCTTAGCTGGTGACTTTGTGTtaataaagaacattttgtcttgatgtacttctgtttcaatgtttttcatttaaatctggTGTGTCATGGTGCATGATGACATACATCTCTGTTGTTCTTGATGACTTTGGCCTCACAGTCGTACCGCTCCTCATCCACCATTTCATTCTTTGCATGAATCTGCTTACAGAGTTtctacaacacaacagcaaacacaaataTCCACACTATGTTTAAGTACAAGAACAAGACACTCGATGATTGTTTCTGCATAATCAATCTTGTATGATTAGTCTTAGGGTCATAGCCTGCTATGCTTTACCTGACTGTATCTGACTGTTTTTTGCGATTCTCACCTGCAGGTCATCTGTATTTAAACCAATGAGCTGCAGCGGTGGAAGCTTCTCTCCTAGATAGCAaaccttctcttcctctcttgcaGCCTTCTCTGCCTCCAGCTCTTCAGTTGCACGAGCCAGCAAGAGGATCTGGATGAGTCAAAGTTAACACGGAGAGAAGTATGTGAAATTTCATCAGTGCTTATAATTTTCTTATTCACAGATTTGTGTacagttgtaaatgttaaaaagttaacacatgaatattttacatgtttttaagaAGTGTTTACCTTCAATGAGAGCTTGCAGGAGGCTGAAATCTTGCATTTGGgctgaaaataatacaaaatatgacatattaCACCTGACCTTTTAGCTATAATGATGCAATTTAAACACCTTTTGTCAGATACATTGCAAGATCTTTACCTGGAATAGCTAAACTAGGCTCCTATAGTTTGCCACAATTACTGGTACCGCTTTTTGGAATAGCTGCTCACCCACTAATGTGACTTGGCAATGTGACATTGACTTACTATGTACCTTAGCATCTCACTAGACAGCAGCAGCTTGTAATGTCCAGTATTTAGCAATGAAGAGTCACACAAgtgttgggcatttttgcttgattattgatttaaacaattaatccattatcaaaattgttgccctTTTAGTAATATGTCTATGGCTATTGTTTCAGCCGTAACAGGGACCTTTCATTGGGATACATTTGTAAAATTTCACTACAGGCTAGCTTGTCTCGGTGCCTGTTTGAGCCtttgtcactgttttctgttgtgtttgcatccctgctgtgtatgtttgtgtgagacTGAGATCTTTATCTGCTGCTTTCACATGGCTTCAAATGGAATAACGGGGCAAAGAGAGGGagtaaaaacaaacttattttCCTTTATTCTCCTTTTTCACTATATTGCAATGTTGTGGTGTTGGTTCTTGTGTGCgtctctttcttcctctatGGCTACATTCGGATCGGGACGTTTCTCACTGTTTGTGTCCATTTTGGTCCTCTGTCGTCCTCTCTCTGCGTGCGGATTGGCCCAGGTCTCCCCTTGCACACAGATGCCGCTCCACCCACAACATCCCAGTGCATTCGGTGTGCAGCTCCCACAGACTGTCCCAGaacttctctgtctctgttcctcctctcatccccccttctctccctccaaGCCATGCAGCTGCCAGTCCTCATCATCAGACACAGACCTCAGTTTGACACCCAAAACGGGTAAGAACACTTGGCCCCGTCCCCCTTTCCAATTCTCATCCCTCCCTTCTCCTTCGCCTCATTGTGGTGCTACTCTGGTGGTAGTGTTTgaattgttgtttattattattattattttttttacatttttttatggttGAGTTTagcattattttattgtaaatggtgttgtaaatatttatttagcCAGGTCCCATCCTCCACCTTGTCCTCAGTGGTCTGGTGTTTTCCCGCTATTGAAAAGATATTCAACAGCCTTTAGTTTGTATAAAACATGTGCTTAATCATGTGAAGAGACACCAGATCTCTGTATTAGTTTTGTCCCCCTGTTGTTGTGGTCTTTAATGGAAGCACTGTATCTCATGAGGGGCTGAAGTTGATCCAAGGTCACTTCTTCATTAGCAGCCATTATGGTTAATCACTGAGAAAAAGGTAAGTGTAGTCAAACTCTGCCCCAAGGACAACTTGAACACATATTAACAAAGTTCAGCTATAAACACCTTTTATAGCCTGAAGAACCTTTTTACCAAACCTGCTCCCCTGATCCCTCAGGAGGGGACCAGCAGTCCCCCAAGCCTCCTCCTTCTTCCCACTCCTCTACTTTCCTTTTTCATATtgcctcttttctctcatctttttctcaTACTCTCTTTTTGCTCCTGTATTCTCCCATTCCTTCTCTCACTCATGTGCGTTAACTTGCCTATCCTTACCCTTTGTATACCTCGCTTCTGTAGcttggttccagacctctgaattgccGCCCACATCTCCAATTTGTTCTGcaattcaaataggtctggtgttgtgcccaCTGATGGCTGTTTCCACCAGTTGGAGAAACAACCAATCATAACTTTGTAGACATGCTCTTCCTGCATAGCTTGCTAGCTACATCCTTGAAAAATGGCATCAAGCGTGGATGAGACTGAAGCAGttgtacaggttgttgtaagttgacttacagaaataacaaatcTTAACTCTAAAATTTCTTCATTTGTTCTGAAAAACATTAACCGAAAATGACGTAGGTGGGATGGATATGTCACTCACTACTGATTAGAGAAGATTAGATGACTTAGTGGTTTAAGCAAAACATAACCCCCACCCATCAACAAGAAAACAGCTATTATGAACACAGTGTCATGCTGAATAAATTaggtgaaacaaaatggcagttaaattttattatcaggctgctcAGGCTCTATTCTTTCTCTACACTAGTGTCCACTTTCCCCCCCTCACATCCTTTTCCCCCTCCTCGGTTGTTGTGCTTCTGCCCACTCTCCTCATTGCTCTGCCTGTCCACTCtcaatctgtctgtttttctctgtgcacCCTCCATCTGTTTTTCTGCTGGATAGAGATGCCCCAGCCAGTGAGACACAGGCCTGGGATCTTTCTCTGCCCCAGCTCCCCCACCCTCTCCACAGACACTCTGTCCCTTCCTGGTTCTGTCTCAGTGGGCTGTGGTTACCACCCTGCCCCCTCCCTTCTCCATCCACTCAGACTCTACCTTACTGAGAAAGAGCGTGTCCTTCACTGAGGACATGCTGCTGGCAGCCTCCGGTATAGTAGGACTGCTGTGTGTCATCAAGTAACAGAACCTTACAACAATGTAGTGTTGCCGTGTCTCTTGTATATTCGGTCAACAGGACTGTTTACACCCAGATCGACTTGACTGGTGTTATCAGAAACATTAACTCAACATGCATGGTGTTACTGCCCAGAGCTCATTGTGAAACATCACTACTGACTGACAGTCTTGAGTCCCACTCAGGGTTCTCCTACCTCAGCATGTGGTTTGATGTGTTGTCAGGTGTACCCAAAACCTTACTCTAGGTCCAGTATTTATGCCTGaataagagaaaataataagAGTAGGCTAGTTTTAGGATGAGGATAAAGCAGGTTTACAATCTAAAGTGCTGTTCCAGCAGTTACTTTCACTTGATTTGTCATAATTACATTAATACTGCAATGTATAATCAGTTCAATCAATTCTAGTCCATTGACCTGTGTGTTGAAAGTGACTAAACTAAAGCCAGACTCTCCTCTGTGATCAGGAATGGGCAGTGGGGGCAGCGCCGGGAAGGAGGCAGGGCCTTTGAAGACCCAGCTCAGACAACAGACGCAGATGGCTCTTGAGCAGAGGGTACGACAACACTCAACGCTCACACATGCTCATACATGTATTTACGACTCCCTTGTGCAGACATTTGAGACTGAAATGCACTGCAAAACGCAAGTCAAAGTGTTCAGTGTCACCGAATTTCGAATTTTAGGCACAGCCAGCAACACAAGTCAAAGCAGCGAGTTAGATGTGGCAGTTTTGATACTTGATTCTTTGACATGCAGTTTGCGTTGTGTATTAGCCTCAGATGTCTGCACAAAGGGTCAGACAGTTACTCAATGTTACACACTACTTTTCACACAGCTGCATTCTTTGTGAAAGTTCACTAATTTATACTGGTGAGGAGTTAAGTGCTTAATGGGGAGTGGGTCTGTGTAAGAGCAAGTAATGTTCCCTTCCTCTGTCCTCTTGACCATTTGTGCTACTCAGCGAGCGTCTTCCTCTGGGTTATTGTTAAATGGCAGGGTATGTCCCATCAGTgtgacactctctctctccctccaccttTCCCCTAACACCCTGACCAGCCGATAGCCACCACCAAGTCTGAATCAACTCCTAACCTgtccctcctctgctgtttgtagaTCTCAGAGGGGCTGGCTGGCTTGAGCAACATGGCAGTGGGTCCTTGTGTGatcctgtttttgtgtttgcttagCACCCGCTGCACTCTAAAAGATTCACAGACATGTTAGGTAGAGGGCTGGAGGCTAGGAGTTGTGTTCCCTTCAGGTTTGAAGGGGTGTAtgactgtgcgtgtgtgtgttcttcactTTCAACTCCAAACCTAATTCATGCATTCATATAGATTTGAAAGCATCGAATGAAtcagtaaatataaaatatctaGGCTTTATTGATaatatattttctcaatcaCTTCCAGATCTATTTGAAATGCACTTGAGTTTGTGTCTACAAGTGTAGGCTGGAATGGAGCTAGTGGGGACTCCTTGGGGGTAAACCTTGCATGGGGGGACATCATCACACTCAATCCTTGCTGCATGGTGGCGTTTTTCCTAACACTGTTATCGCCAAAGTCTACATACATCAGTTACAATACATAGTACTGTTCATAGATACAGTACATAGTCGTTGGGACTTTAGAAAAACAAGTGTATTTAAGCCATCACTTGCTGCAACATGCCCAGAGAGACAACTAAATCTAAAGTTTGGTGTCcagttttgaacattttttaaagatatttattgctgtgctgctgttaaaatatttgatttctctgtttttacataTAATTAGTTTTTATAGGTTTTATGTTGGGGTGATATGTACCACAAATgttctttaaaagaaaataaataaaaaaatcaacaagaCAACATGTGTTATGTGTAGGTAGGACTTGtaaattttaaagaaatatctgaaaataataatttttacatgttttactaCTCCACCTAGCCAAAACAGAACATGGGACATACAAAACAGTCAACAAAAACTACTGGGACACTCTGATATTATTGACCTTAAGTCATGAAAAATACCATAAAATCTAATACAATGTTATAATCATGGAGCAGTCACTAAATATAATGAGCAAAAATATATTGGAAAAGTCCAtagtgtattgtttttttttcttttccctctacTGTAAGTGACCTGgctgttttctttctgcagGAGTTCCCCTTCTTCACCTTGATGTCCTTCCAATCTGGTTTTCTGGTTCATGTCGGTGGTGATCAGCGCTCACTCTGTCAAACTACTGGACTGTATACACAACCCTGGTGAGTTCAgcgcacacaaatgcacattgtCCTAATGTAGCTCATCCATTGTCTCGTGAAGTGTTATGAGTGAGCTCCTCCATTGACCTACAGTATTGTGAGTGTCCGGTCTGGTTGCAACTGGCTGTTCGTTAATGCTGCCCAATATCCTTTTGTGTTGAACAGTTTTCCTGTGTATGGTCCTAGTCCCAatctgtttgatttttttttagagaaattatatttaaagaATTCAGTATacgagtatatatatatacgagTCCTAAAAAAGCAGGTGAAAGCTGTTCCTGGTCACACTTATAGCCTGCAGCTTTATAGCATTTTAATGGAGATAAAGTTAGGATAGGCTATCATCAACTGTGCCAAAAAAATTCTATAGATAGGGGCAACTTTCACCTCGTGGTttgactgatgtgtttgtgtaatgtgtgtgtgtgcgcgcgtgtgcgCTCTGGTCGCTATGTTGTTGTGTGCTGTGGTGCTAGACTGGAATTGTCAGGGAGCCTACACAGACTCCACCATCTCCACCCTCCACAGTCATCAGATCCTGCTACCCTATACCTGCTGACAGTAATAGTGTCACTGCAGGTATTTCCCTCCTTTTACTGCTCTCACCCAAAGGAGTAATGGCAGTTCAGTGAAGTTAAATTTTTGCCCTCTTAGCATGCATCCAAATTCAACATTAGATGGATAGTGTATCGCTGAAAATTGATGAATTCAGTAAGCTGCCAATCTCCTCTCTCtaatctgtgtgagtgtgtgctgagCTGAGTTGAGCATGTGCTGTGTCATGGATTTGGGTTGTATGATGGGGATGGAAGGAAAGATGTGAGCTTGGGGAATGGAGGAAGTATACCATTCAGTATTCTGTAACTTAAAAACTAGACTAGATTTGATGGACTCTGGTGAATGAATATGGCCCTTCTCTGCCCATGAGTGTGCACATGGTCATGAGCGTGCACGTTGGTgagcctgtgtctgtgtgacatGCTGCTTCTGGTTCAAAGGAACCCACCTCGTTGGCCTGATGCCTGACCATCAGTCATTATTCTTCATCTCTTCAGTTGATCTCCCAGTCTTTTCCCCTCATTCATTCCCCTACCCTGACTCACCTAGCAgctgactttctctctctttctgggGCTCCGTCAGCATGTGGCCCTCTCAGGGGGTCATGGGGTGCGGCTCAATACTCTAATGTAGCTTTCTTCGTGTGTTCTTTGTTCAGTAATCCAGAAATACGAAATGAGTGAGATTAAACTCACAACTTGCAACAATTAGGCTCTTCTGaacaatgttaataaaatagAGGTGGTATTGGAGCAAAGCCTCATGAGACTATTGAAACACACCCATGGTTTAGCCTACGTATGATGAAGGCTCAATCGCTTTGAATTTAAAACCTTTGTCTCCAGGGTAGGAAACACTTTTTACACATCAGGCACAATGTCTTTtatgtaattacttttttttaacagccAGCAAGATTTTCTTTCAATAGTCAGATCACTAAAGCCAAAACCTATGTTATGGCTGTTGGCTGTATTTCTCACCTCTCACCCATGTTTTCTGTTAGTGCGGCTGACTGAAAGGAGAcatggagaagagagagagagtgtacgTTTTTAGATAATGTGCACTTAAGGAATGCCAGTGAGAACGCACACAACTAACTTAACCATTCACTTTGCCTTAGTAGTTGGCCTGTGGATTTATTTACTTCAGACACAGCCATGAtttggagaggagaaaaaaaatgaaataaccaTGTACAGTGTATAAAATGAGGTAGTGACACTTGTGCTTTCAGATGCACTTGATGTGCTAATGAAAAAAGGatacataaaacatttcacataaatGTAGAAGCAGCCAGCTGTAGAATATGGCAGCCATTAAAGTGGAGAgggtatttttttattgaacaaaGCCAGGGCGACCACTGAGGAGAGCGCACAGCGGCTTCGTTTTACTTCAAGAAACTTTTGGGAACAACCCTTGAGTCTCATATTCAGCATACTATAAAATGTGAATAGCTCTCCAAAAAAGGTACCTGGGGAAGAAAGATGAGAATGGATTTGAGAAAGgcacgtgtgtgtatatgtgtttgtatagtatgtatgtactgtatgtatgtgtgtgagagagagagtaatgaAGGCAGTGAGATCAATGACTTGTATATCTCTCTTGCAATCTAAATACTATGGTACATTAAATTGAGTTAGTGAAATGCTATTGAAATATGCAGCATATTGATTTTATGCTGCTGTATTCAGCCTGAGTGGCTGtttgtttcaaataaaaacaatactgGGAAAACAGAGACAACACTGCCAGATCCCTCAAAGACAGAGCAGATTTGAACAGGGAATGGAGTTGTTGTCTTTGTGAATCTGCTTTGTCATCGCTAAGCACCATTTGAATAGAGTTGCAGGCAAATAGATACTAGAGAAtgactaaaaagaaaaacaagagtgTGAATGATGGgttgaggacagacagagggtTTATTCTGAGTGTCAACTGCAGCTAAATTCCTTTACTTCTGAGTCTGTCGTTTATGTTAAGACCATTGACCACTGAACGATACAGCTGTGTCACACAAGATATTTGCTCAAAGAGAGTTTGTGCAACATTTTTGCTCTGCCACCCTAAAGGAATCCACGTTGCCTTCCAGACACCTCAGGACATGAATATTGCATTTAGTTCAACCCcaaacactgacattatttaTGAAGGCAATCATCATCAGCCGTGAAGTGAGCCCTGTCTGCCTGCACCAAGCAGCAGACCTCCAACAGTCTTTGTGTTTAAAACTGAAGCTCTTTGTGGGTTAGTACAGGCAGCATTCAATCAACACATTagtatgtatttttacatttgttacaAAGTGTCATTTTATGTAATTGCACGTCCTGTGGTGTTTAATGATCTGCAAGATATACATTTTTCTATCATACAGGGCTGTGTTATTATGTCCCATTTCTGAGCTGTTTCTCCCCTCAGCAGTTTGATGAAGATCTCAACTCTCCCTTCACCCCCAGactgtctctgtgtcttcatTGTGTGCTTGATGAGGCTGTCAAAGAGACAGTGTCTGGCCAAGTGATGAGATGAGACAAGGGCGATGACTTGCCTCAGTCAGTCTCACCTGCAGCCGCTGGCAAAgtcaggatgtgtgtgtgtgtgtgtgtgtatgtatgtgtaactCGTGTGTGTAAATCTGTATGATGGAAACCTTAGGTACTCGCTTTTATCTAAACCCTCAAAATTTCTGTGGAGAACAATTACTAGGCTTCAGTCATAGCCAAATAATTAGCTTGATAGTGATACTTAGTGATACTTAAAATGCACTCGGTATTTGGACATCcacacattttttgttgtgctggctctggaCTCTGGCACAATGGATTTTAAgtcaaacaatgaaaatgagGGTGAAACGTCAACTTTCAGCTGTACATTGAAGGTGCTCGCATCTATATTGGGTGAACAGTGAATTAACTGTAACCTTATTATTGTCCTGATGGACTGTCCAAAAATTGGAGGAGAATtggtgaactgaactgaatagggaatgtgtttatgttaaaaaaataaactttagctgattattaaatatctcaatatcaaatcaatcaaatttCAATATTGATATTGGCTTCAAAAATCAACTATCAGTTGggctctaataataataataataaaacacatttttagaagAAGTAATTAAAAGATGCAACTGAATCTGCAAGTATCAGATACTCTGGCTGGAAGTTCCATAGCTGAggtcattgttttatttcaaatctAATATCCTGGAGtacagaaccaaaacaatggaAAATGTGTTACTGTCCACATTCTTACTGATTGCACTGTATGTGTAAAGTAGGTCAGGAGAAATGAAAAGTGGAGCTGGGGAAGATGGTTGGTGTGAAGTGATGAATAGAAGAGAGTTCAGCTCAGTATGAGTCACCATGTGTGGTGAGGTGGTAGGCAAACAGCCTTCCCTTGTCAATAATGAAGGAGGGACTCTGAAAAGGGAAGCCATCATGAGGCAAACTGAATTATCAAGTCACAGCAGCTCACACAAATGAAACGGAAAATTTAAATACGCTCACACCTTTAGAGAGGTAGGAGTGACACTGAGAGGTAAAGACGAATTCCAGTTAATTTCCACAActtgaaaacaacacacacaaacagcacaaaagcatttagctcaaacctCCTTAATGAATTCAGGTCGTTAAGGTGCCACACTAGCTTTCACTGTAAATAGCCCACCAGGGTTGAACGCCTTTCCTAATGAGCATCTGCACCACTGTCAGCACCACAGTACATGTTTGATGGCAAACATTGTAATGCATTATTCTGTTCAagtgacaaacaacaaacaatgtggagaaaaaaaacaagtccaGGACACGCAATCAGGCCCTGCAAATCCAGagcatgaataaaacattagCGGAACAGGGAGATTTTGCATTGTGTCTCTCCGTGGACTTTTTACTGTACACAGAGAAACTCGCAGGCGGTAGGTGATAATGCACAATGGAACACTTTATGAGCAGTTAATTTTTGCTCTGCAGGTATTCTCCTATTCATGCAGAGTCACGGCTACAGTTACACAGGAGTTTGGAGACTTGACTCTAAATATGGAATATTGAAAGATTTTGTGACTGCACTGTCTAAGCTCAGCCTTCTGTGgatgttattattaaatattctttaaaagaCCCATAAAACCTATTTTcttaatcagcttcttactatgaatGATGAGGTCCTACTTGAAAccagttagaacagttttggttatagAGATGAgagacatttctgtatttgtgtttttgtctgtgcccACATTACTTTATccaactctctctctgtatgtctttacatttttgctggATGGTGCCTTGACTATATGGAATTTCAGTCACAATGCTCATCCAAAATAAGCAAAGTCAGATTTTTGTGTGCAACCAGACGTGTGATTTAATGTCCTCTGGCATAATAAAGATCAGATGGTAGGAACCATGATGACACGATGAAATATGAAAGTGTAACCATAGCCCGTGTGTACTCTCTGACCGTCTAGGTCAGTGAAGGTGCCACGATTCTATCTGAAATTTTACTCCAGCCCCGTGAAATCTGTGAGAAGTTTGCTTTTCCACTCAGCTCGCCTGCACCTTGGTGACAGGCCTACCCAGAGTTTACATCCATGAGGGGCCCCTGGTTTTCATATTACAACATCAGAAATTCCTGTGGCCTTGTTGCACAGTGCTCTGACTGTTCAGAGCTCCTGCCAAGTCCATAGTAACAGACAAGTCTATATTTAGACGTGTTTACGTGCTGTTGGAAAACGTTTAAAATAGTTTGGAGGGAGACACTTCTATAATGCTGCCCTACAGGGGTCCATCAGTCTTGGGAAAATCAAAACTGTATAAACACAGCTCTTATTGTACAACGACTGAATTATGGCATTTGATCATCGACATGATTGCTTACTTGTATGTCTGTGGCAGCTGCGAAGAAGTCCAAACACTAAATTGAAAAAAGTTTCTAAAACCTCATTGAATAATTTACTCCCGAAAAGTCGTCTAACAGGATTTTTCCTGCTT is a window of Siniperca chuatsi isolate FFG_IHB_CAS linkage group LG20, ASM2008510v1, whole genome shotgun sequence DNA encoding:
- the LOC122867806 gene encoding troponin I, slow skeletal muscle-like isoform X2, which gives rise to MPKCKISASCKLSLKILLLARATEELEAEKAAREEEKVCYLGEKLPPLQLIGLNTDDLQKLCKQIHAKNEMVDEERYDCEAKVIKNNRDELTLEMGDWRKNVEAMSGMKGRKKMFLMHDVRD
- the LOC122867806 gene encoding troponin I, slow skeletal muscle-like isoform X1 → MPKCKISASCKLSLKILLLARATEELEAEKAAREEEKVCYLGEKLPPLQLIGLNTDDLQKLCKQIHAKNEMVDEERYDCEAKVIKNNRDINEFILKVQDLGGKFKKPALRKELTLEMGDWRKNVEAMSGMKGRKKMFLMHDVRD